A genomic region of Rhodohalobacter sp. 614A contains the following coding sequences:
- the dacB gene encoding D-alanyl-D-alanine carboxypeptidase/D-alanyl-D-alanine endopeptidase, translating into MKLFTPKLLSLLIAVVLIQTACRSTEQFSDSKPQQLSPLEMMFDSSQVFNSNVTGFALYDPAADSTIYALNDDKYFTPASNTKLFTFYAGLKTLPDNLRALEYIMQGDSLIFWGTGDPSFLHSEYGSDQVYNFLKNRSENLYYSDSHYNDENLGPGWSWDDYNSYYSAEKSPFPMYGNMVEFTVEEIEIHRIKTKNGEYQITPKVFQERVEEQENQGQMSLIRDRAGNQFEYASYADTTSYNILKPFHYTPELVTEMLADTLGKPVKYIDMIKPANTEVLYSVSSDTAYKRMLQPSDNFIAEQLLLMIASERGQPLNSETVIEFVKSEFMEDFPDEPQWVDGSGLSRYNMFTPRSIIHLLKKIDDEFSSDEKMFELFPTGGESGTISSWYGHRNGGKPYVFAKTGTLRNNHCLSGFVVTKSGRKLLFSFMNNHYVTSSSVVKEEMEKILWYIHNQY; encoded by the coding sequence ATGAAACTATTTACTCCAAAATTGTTGTCTCTTCTTATTGCTGTTGTTCTTATTCAAACAGCCTGTCGATCAACTGAACAGTTCTCAGATTCAAAACCTCAACAACTTTCTCCGCTGGAAATGATGTTCGACAGTTCACAAGTGTTCAATTCAAATGTGACGGGTTTTGCTCTTTACGATCCCGCTGCTGACTCAACGATTTACGCACTCAATGACGATAAATATTTCACGCCGGCCTCCAACACCAAACTGTTTACATTTTATGCAGGATTGAAAACGCTGCCGGATAATCTCAGAGCGTTGGAATATATAATGCAGGGAGATTCTCTGATTTTCTGGGGTACGGGTGACCCCTCTTTTTTGCATTCGGAATATGGCTCGGATCAGGTATACAATTTTCTAAAAAACCGCTCCGAAAACCTCTACTATTCCGATTCTCATTATAATGATGAAAATCTTGGCCCGGGTTGGTCCTGGGATGATTACAACTCTTATTATTCTGCTGAAAAATCACCCTTCCCGATGTATGGAAATATGGTAGAATTTACGGTTGAGGAGATTGAGATCCATCGTATCAAAACAAAAAATGGCGAGTATCAAATCACCCCAAAAGTATTCCAGGAGAGGGTAGAAGAACAGGAGAATCAAGGCCAAATGAGTTTAATCAGGGATCGGGCCGGAAATCAATTTGAATATGCTTCGTATGCTGATACAACTTCGTACAATATCCTCAAACCGTTTCATTACACACCGGAATTGGTAACTGAAATGCTGGCGGATACTCTCGGAAAGCCCGTAAAATATATTGATATGATAAAGCCGGCCAACACTGAAGTTTTGTATAGCGTCTCTTCCGATACGGCTTACAAAAGAATGCTGCAGCCAAGCGACAATTTTATTGCGGAACAATTATTGTTAATGATTGCCTCTGAACGGGGACAACCGTTAAACTCAGAAACGGTAATTGAGTTTGTGAAATCTGAATTCATGGAGGATTTTCCGGACGAACCTCAATGGGTTGATGGTTCCGGTTTGTCGCGGTATAACATGTTTACTCCAAGATCGATCATTCATTTACTCAAAAAAATTGACGATGAGTTTTCAAGTGATGAAAAAATGTTTGAACTGTTTCCGACCGGCGGTGAATCGGGCACCATCAGCAGTTGGTATGGGCACCGGAATGGCGGTAAACCATACGTATTTGCCAAAACCGGAACGTTGAGAAACAATCACTGTCTGTCGGGATTTGTTGTAACGAAAAGTGGACGGAAACTTCTGTTCAGCTTTATGAATAATCATTACGTCACATCTTCATCGGTGGTAAAGGAAGAGATGGAAAAAATATTGTGGTATATCCACAATCAATATTGA